From one Suicoccus acidiformans genomic stretch:
- a CDS encoding peptidoglycan-binding protein, with protein MKKTRLMSMVLLSASALALAVPTPSAGPAAEAMTVVQAQEAGTSLKLGYQAPHGDKAFASVVVALDGDTITDVVLDEYQFSDAEGFEAVPNADAGVGNGFAEGQRLFSKRENSDEYSAMMTEHADSTVSYDDNLEAIEDAVKGKTIEEVEALIEEVNALGEDGNISDVVTGATLVDAAGYLQAIVDTAKDGFTFSLNAGANVELEQELTQGSDENSFMLVTVATEDDTVLGVAIDEFQFLQGEDWEGVPNSDAGFGEGYAEGNVLASKLVNDEAYSAKIAEYAESTTNYAASIQAIADFAAGKTVDELKAAVEELNGLGEDGSVADVITGATLEKAPVYLQAIIDAAD; from the coding sequence ATGAAAAAAACTCGTTTAATGTCTATGGTGCTCTTATCTGCTAGCGCTTTAGCTTTAGCAGTCCCAACCCCTTCAGCTGGACCTGCAGCCGAAGCGATGACCGTGGTTCAAGCTCAAGAAGCTGGCACAAGCCTTAAATTAGGCTACCAAGCACCTCACGGTGACAAAGCCTTTGCTAGCGTTGTGGTTGCTTTAGATGGAGACACTATCACTGATGTTGTCTTGGACGAATACCAATTCTCAGATGCGGAAGGCTTTGAAGCCGTGCCGAACGCTGATGCTGGTGTAGGTAACGGTTTTGCCGAAGGCCAAAGACTATTCAGCAAACGTGAGAACTCTGATGAGTACTCTGCGATGATGACCGAGCACGCTGATTCAACCGTTTCATACGATGATAACCTTGAAGCGATTGAAGATGCTGTCAAAGGCAAGACCATCGAAGAAGTCGAAGCTTTAATTGAAGAAGTCAATGCCCTAGGTGAAGACGGCAACATTTCTGACGTTGTCACTGGTGCAACTTTAGTGGACGCTGCTGGCTACTTACAAGCTATCGTTGACACGGCTAAAGACGGCTTCACATTCAGCTTAAATGCAGGTGCAAACGTTGAATTAGAACAAGAACTTACGCAAGGTAGCGATGAGAATAGTTTCATGCTCGTTACCGTTGCCACTGAAGACGATACCGTCCTAGGTGTTGCAATTGATGAATTCCAATTTTTACAAGGCGAAGATTGGGAAGGCGTACCAAACTCTGACGCTGGCTTTGGTGAAGGCTATGCCGAAGGCAATGTTCTTGCCTCTAAACTCGTTAACGACGAAGCTTACTCTGCAAAGATAGCTGAATATGCTGAATCAACCACAAATTACGCCGCCAGCATCCAAGCAATCGCTGACTTTGCAGCTGGCAAAACAGTGGACGAACTCAAAGCAGCTGTCGAGGAATTAAACGGCTTAGGTGAAGACGGAAGTGTAGCGGACGTTATTACCGGTGCAACCCTTGAGAAAGCGCCTGTTTACCTTCAAGCAATCATTGACGCAGCAGACTAA